One window of Oryza brachyantha chromosome 12, ObraRS2, whole genome shotgun sequence genomic DNA carries:
- the LOC102717754 gene encoding uncharacterized protein LOC102717754, with translation MAGGGLFGGAFWATRALEVVKRNDSPGLLWKRIKLTTTRKNNAKKRLKRLWQNEAVIRACAEAESSSTSTSGTTSAGGKQQ, from the exons ATGGCGGGAGGCGGGCTGTTCGGCGGCGCGTTCTGGGCGACGCGGGCGCTGGAGGTGGTGAAGCGGAACGACTCCCCGGGGCTGCTCTGGAAGCGCATCAAGCTCACCACCACCCGCAAGAACAACGCCAAGAAGCGCCTCAAGCGCCTCTGGCAG AACGAGGCAGTTATAAGGGCTTGCGCCGAAGCAGAATCATCATCGACATCAACATCAGGCACCACATCCGCTGGTGGGAAACAACAGTAG
- the LOC121056059 gene encoding uncharacterized protein LOC121056059, whose protein sequence is MAAAAREHVERIRRERFYIGREERNPLADDIHQAVTYLSQELYSKDVHFLMELIQSQHSAVDSKTEMVRNVENAEDNQYPPDVRPALEFVIIKKDITATGAASTLLVFNNEQGFSAANIESICRIGKSTKKGNRHLGYIGEKGIGFKSVFLVSSQPHIFSNGYQIKFNEEPSEDCDIGYIVPKWVDEKPSIDDIQAVYGYSKRLPTTTIILPLKSDKILPVKKELSSTHPEILLFLSKIRQLSVREVNDDPKASKLSQISISSEVDYRTQKDINAESYTLHLAMQENKSCDKEECTYYMWKQTFVVKPESRDKKRMEVDKWVITLAFPHGQRLSRGARSPGVYAFLPTEMVTNLPFIIQADFLLASSRESILFDSQWNRGILNCVPSAFVSAFEALLKSSSNAPSFALPPIFRFLPIGSSSIPMFDSVRLSIKNNIATKDIMPCESFNTQKVFCKPSEVARLDGAFWKILIMAKKHGINLQNLCSHGTFVLTSYLDNKEYNDAPEEFYLEILSFIAENWRLKFSNTSMLDVPLIKVVTGADSPSYCSISGANMRCMRICIASNVNELPWLIGWNKELSTNRSVFFLPLNTQKSLSTFCRRTQIIEWLQKIVRLETTGLCEYAFAVVKTINEASSAIAYCHFLYHSYAKKYIAEGRIMNLCHAMPLLDKCGSVIKQRNVLLVPAEGSNWFTLIGTNPWRPQKYIDLSEDYRSSGTYAGNYTPQGHLITFLRTYVQAVDVPFMHPPNASFPTVSSPLARENAFLLLQWIKNIRSCNDNLPQNFLSCIRNGKWLKTSVGYKSPSESFLSSVRWGSKRQIQFIFSGVPIVDEEFYGNDVRMYVEELRTIGVQFEFASANLHIANQPLTKDNAILLLQWMRDLRLKGVQLPHNFMNYIRNGSWLKTSIGYSCPSESFLLPAHSGNLGEIVSGFFNVAMIDQEFYENKICSYKDELQSVGVRFEFADASAHIVNYLTAKSSNGALSRANMFVMLQFIRNLTENKLTSVNFIEKVKKGCQFKTFAGNRLPVNSILFNSEWENASVISLVPFIDTLFYGEDILDYKAELVLLGVRVGLKKNYQMLVDNFRLLGDEITPDVTFLILKCLRYAETPQHFVKRLKELKWLKTCLGFRAPPGTFLVNDDWKCLLTIVDDVPLLDLKFYGDEIRVYGEELSKVGLIVGFVEASKAIVCRVKKLLRNSSFTKEMGVAMMECYRELSTKHQKLPVDLVKCMKHERWIHTSLGLRAPPEAIIFSSEWECISKISNLPFINDEDYSEYGQGKGMNIYRDELMALGAKTELKHGASFVILGLKIPYDASAITPEAVISLLKCIRSWMAYGSALPENFMSSINTRWVKTTAGYRHPKNCLLFGLAFSSLLHRDDGPFVDEVFYGQEILSYESELRALGVIVDSRAGCALMAQCLKSSCNGDAISRIYLYLEASRWKPRNANDNWIWVPEGSDHGQFVNPDRCVLYDRNGLFSSQLHVLVTWYEYKLLRFFKTVFDVKGHPTIGDYRRLWIMWQNSNSTPPPKDCTAFFEFVEKNWNPEIGKYLAGSITKVPGCSGDQILLLEKQDVFIPDDLLLEDLFSKQAEQPLFVWYPPAILSLLSPAKLNEIYSTIGVQKISKVVTPDKAEDLDLDSLTMVRKETVIKPGLLMIILAFLADPVLDIPAEKRHEMVSCLTNAAVYETVVPLTVSYQVRLSSGRIMNVKSAQLFRWEREELRLFITKNCGSGSLDNAERIQCAAYFAEEISKGLLFDRVDRVHALADLMTAGFLLDFDVPAVQFLLKFKNLRLLKEDEQFCYLATFHGNSSC, encoded by the exons atggcggcggcggcgagggagcaCGTGGAGAGGATCCGGCGGGAGCGGTTCTACATCGGGCGAGAGGAGCGGAACCCGCTGGCGGACGACATCCATCAGGCGGTGACCTACCTCTCCCAGGAGCTCTACTCCAAGGACGTCCACTTCCTCATGGAGCTCATCCAG TCGCAGCATTCAGCTGTGGACTCTAAAACTGAGATGGTGAGAAATGTGGAG AATGCGGAGGACAATCAGTACCCACCAGACGTGCGGCCTGCACTGGAATTTGTTATCATTAAAAAAGATATCACCGCTACAGGAGCTGCCTCAACTCTTCTTGTCTTCAACAATGAACAGGGATTTTCTGCAGCAAACATTGAATCCATTTGTAGGATTGGGAAGTCAACTAAGAAAGGAAACAGACATCTTGGCTATATTGGTGAAAAAG GTATTGGATTTAAAAGTGTATTTCTGGTATCTAGTCAACCACACATCTTCAGCAACGGATATcagataaaatttaatgaaGAACCCTCAGAAGATTGTGATATCGGTTACATTGTTCCTAAATGGGTTGATGAGAAGCCAAGTATCGATGACATACAAGCGGTATATGGCTATTCTAAAAGGCTTCCTACGACAACTATCATCTTACCCCTGAAGAGTGATAAGATACTCCCAGTGAAGAAGGAGCTATCTAGCACACATCCTGaaattcttctttttctttcaaaaattagGCAGCTCTCTGTCAGGGAAGTGAATGATGATCCAAAGGCCAGTAAGCTCAGCCAGATTTCAATCTCCAGTGAAGTGGACTATAGGACACAGAAGGATATAAATGCGGAGTCATACACACTCCATCTAGCtatgcaagaaaataaaagttgtGATAAAGAGGAGTGTACCTATTATATGTGGAAGCAGACGTTTGTGGTCAAACCAGAGAGCAGAGATAAGAAAAGAATGGAGGTTGATAAATGGGTCATCACCTTAGCATTTCCTCATGGACAACGATTAAGCAGAGGAGCACGGTCACCTGGTGTCTATGCATTCCTGCCTACCGAGATGGTTACTAATTTGCCCTTCATTATTCAAGCAGATTTCCTTCTTGCTTCATCCCGTGAGTCTATCCTGTTTGACAGCCAATGGAATCGTGGTATACTTAATTGTGTGCCTTCTGCCTTTGTCAGTGCCTTTGAAGCTCTCTTGAAATCATCAAGCAATGCCCCATCATTTGCTCTTCCTCCAATCTTCAGGTTTCTACCAATAGGCAGTTCTTCCATACCTATGTTTGATTCAGTAAGGTTgtccataaaaaataatattgccACTAAGGATATAATGCCTTGTGAGTCCTTCAATACTCAGAAGGTCTTCTGCAAACCCAGTGAGGTTGCTAGGCTGGATGGTGCATTCTGGAAAATTCTAATCATGGCTAAGAAGCATGGAATTAATCTGCAGAATCTATGTTCCCATGGCACTTTTGTCTTGACCTCCTATCTTGATAACAAAGAATACAATGAT GCTCCAGAAGAGTTTTATCTGGAgatattatcttttattgCTGAAAATTGGAGGTTGAAGTTTTCTAATACAAGCATGTTGGATGTACCCCTCATAAAAGTTGTGACTGGAGCTGACAGTCCATCATATTGCAGTATAAGTGGAGCTAACATGCGTTGTATGAGGATCTGTATAGCATCCAATGTTAATGAATTACCATGGCTTATTGGCTGGAACAAGGAACTCTCAACTAACCGTAGTGTGTTCTTTCTGCCCCTAAACACACAGAAGTCTCTTAGTACATTTTGTAGGAGAACACAGATTATTGAGTGGCTTCAGAAAATTGTGAGGTTGGAAACTACTGGCCTCTGTGAATATGCTTTTGCTGTTGTGAAGACTATTAATGAGGCAAGTTCTGCTATTGCTTATTGCCACTTCCTCTATCACTCATATGCGAAGAAATACATTGCTGAGGGGCGCATTATGAACCTGTGTCATGCAATGCCTTTGTTAGATAAATGTGGATCTGTGATAAAACAGCGAAATGTTTTGCTTGTTCCTGCTGAAGGGAGCAATTGGTTTACTTTGATTGGTACAAATCCTTGGAGACCTCAAAAGTATATTGATTTGTCAGAAGATTACAGATCTTCAGGAACTTATGCCGGAAATTATACACCTCAAGGTCATCTCATAACATTCTTAAGGACTTATGTGCAAGCAGTTGATGTGCCATTTATGCACCCTCCTAATGCCAGTTTCCCCACTGTCTCATCTCCTTTGGCTAGGGAGAATGCATTTTTGCTTCTGCAATGGATTAAGAATATAAGATCATGCAATGACAATCTGCCTCAGAACTTCTTAAGCTGCATCAGAAATGGGAAGTGGCTAAAGACATCTGTTGGTTACAAGTCACCATCAGAATCTTTTCTATCAAGTGTAAGGTGGGGAAGCAAGCGTCAGAttcaattcattttttctgGTGTGCCCATAGTTGATGAAGAATTCTATGGAAATGACGTGCGTATGTACGTCGAAGAGTTGAGAACAATTGGAGTGCAGTTTGAGTTTGCATCTGCTAATTTGCATATTGCTAACCAGCCTTTGACCAAGGATAACGCTATTTTACTTTTACAGTGGATGAGGGATTTAAGATTGAAAGGTGTCCAGCTACCTCATAACTTCATGAACTACATTAGGAATGGAAGTTGGCTGAAGACATCAATCGGTTACAGTTGCCCTTCAGAGTCTTTTTTGTTGCCTGCACATTCTGGAAACTTGGGGGAGATTGTATCTGGATTTTTTAATGTGGCCATGATTGATCAAGAAttctatgaaaataaaatatgctcATACAAGGATGAGCTGCAGTCTGTCGGAGTGCGGTTTGAGTTTGCAGATGCATCTGCACATATTGTCAACTATCTTACGGCAAAATCATCAAATGGTGCTCTTTCTCGAGCCAATATGTTTGTAATGCTTCAGTTCATCAGAAACCTAACTGAGAATAAACTGACCTCTgtaaattttattgaaaaagtaaaaaagggCTGCCAGTTCAAGACCTTCGCTGGGAATAGATTGCCAGTAAATTCTATCCTCTTTAATTCAGAATGGGAAAACGCTTCTGTCATCAGCTTAGTTCCTTTTATTGACACCCTGTTTTATGGGGAGGACATACTTGACTACAAAGCAGAGCTTGTGCTACTGGGAGTTCGTGTTGGTTTGAAGAAGAATTACCAGATGCTAGTTGATAACTTTAGGCTCCTTGGAGATGAAATTACTCCAGATGTCACATTTCTAATACTCAAGTGTCTTCGATATGCTGAGACACCTCAACATTTTGTTAAAAGGCTGAAAGAGCTGAAGTGGTTGAAGACTTGTCTTGGCTTCAGAGCTCCTCCTGGAACTTTCCTTGTCAATGACGATTGGAAATGTCTTCTGACTATTGTTGATGATGTGCCACTTCTTGATTTGAAGTTCTATGGAGACGAAATTAGGGTGTATGGAGAAGAATTAAGTAAGGTTGGTCTGATCGTTGGCTTTGTAGAGGCAAGCAAGGCAATTGTCTGTAGAGTCAAGAAATTGTTACGTAATTCTTCATTTACAAAGGAGATGGGAGTAGCAATGATGGAATGCTACAGAGAACTTAGCACCAAACATCAAAAGTTACCGGTTGATCTTGTCAAGTGCATGAAGCATGAAAGATGGATACATACATCACTTGGATTAAGAGCTCCTCCGGAAGCAATTATTTTCAGTTCAGAATGGGAatgtatttctaaaatttccaATCTACCCttcattaatgatgaagattATTCTGAGTATGGCCAGGGGAAAGGTATGAACATCTACAGAGATGAACTAATGGCCTTAGGTGCCAAGACTGAACTAAAACATGGAGCCTCCTTTGTCATCTTGGGACTCAAAATTCCATATGATGCTTCAGCTATTACACCAGAAGCTGTTATATCATTGCTGAAGTGCATCAGGAGTTGGATGGCATATGGTTCAGCTTTACCTGAAAATTTCATGAGCTCAATCAACACGAGGTGGGTGAAGACGACTGCAGGATATAGGCATCCCAAGAACTGTCTCCTGTTTGGTCTtgccttctcttctcttcttcacAGGGATGATGGCCCCTTCGTAGATGAAGTGTTTTATGGGCAGGAGATATTGTCGTATGAGAGTGAGCTGCGAGCATTGGGAGTTATTGTGGATTCTAGGGCTGGTTGTGCACTGATGGCACAATGTCTAAAGAGTTCTTGTAATGGTGATGCAATTTCCAGGATATACTTGTATTTGGAAGCATCCCGTTGGAAGCCTCGCAATGCTAACGATAATTGGATTTGGGTACCAGAGGGAAGTGATCATGGACAGTTTGTGAACCCAGATCGTTGTGTTCTTTATGATAGAAATGGCCTCTTTAGCTCTCAACTCCATGTTTTGGTAACATGGTATGAATATAAGTTACTTAGGTTTTTTAAAACTGTTTTTGATGTGAAGGGTCATCCGACAATTGGTGACTACCGCAGACTCTGGATCATGTGGCAGAACTCGAACTCCACTCCGCCGCCAAAAGATTGCACTGCTTTCTTTGAATTTGTTGAAAAGAATTGGAACCCAGAAATTGGTAAGTACCTTGCTGGATCGATCACAAAAGTTCCTGGTTGCTCAGGAGACCAGATCTTGCTACTGGAGAAGCAGGATGTGTTCATTCCGGATGATCTTCTACTGGAGGATTTGTTCAGTAAGCAGGCCGAGCAACCTTTATTTGTATGGTATCCACCAGCCATCTTGTCTCTCTTGTCTCCAGCAAAATTAAACGAGATTTACAGCACTATTGGTGTTCAGAAAATATCCAAGGTTGTTACACCGGATAAAGCTGAAGACTTGGATCTTGATTCATTAACCATGGTTCGCAAAGAAACCGTGATTAAACCTGGCTTGCTCATGATCATACTAGCTTTCCTTGCAGATCCTGTCCTCGACATTCCTGCTGAAAAGAGGCATGAAATGGTATCATGTCTCACCAATGCAGCTGTCTATGAGACGGTTGTGCCTCTCACAGTGAGTTATCAGGTTAGACTTTCTTCAGGAAGAATCATGAATGTTAAATCTGCACAGCTGTTCCGCTGGGAAAGGGAGGAGCTCAGACTTTTCATTACGAAGAACTGTGGATCGGGGTCGCTGGACAACGCAGAGAGGATACAGTGTGCAGCATATTTTGCTGAGGAGATATCGAAAGGATTGTTGTTTGACAGAGTAGACCGAGTTCATGCTCTTGCCGATCTTATGACGGCTGGGTTTCTGTTGGACTTTGATGTTCCTGCTGTTCAGTTTCTGTTGAAGTTCAAGAACCTAAGGTTGCTTAAGGAGGATGAACAGTTCTGCTACCTTGCAACCTTCCATGGTAACAGTTCAT GTTAA
- the LOC102700015 gene encoding probable serine/threonine-protein kinase At1g54610 isoform X2 yields the protein MAREIAVLRRLGHHRNIVRLDGVACSRVSHALYLMFEYLDHDLTGVVSAHGAAFSLPQVKCYMKQLLAGLDHCHRHGVLHRDLKGSNLLLNNEGELKIADFGLACTFDPKSKKPMTSQVITLWYRAPELLLGATCYGVGVDLWSAGCILAELLIGKPILPGRTEVEQLHRIFKLCGSPSEKYWKKLKLQGVSVVRSLQPYKCCIAETFKEVPPSAVALLEKLLAIDPAERGTAMDALNSEFLTTEPYACEPSSLPKYPPTKEMDIRLLDEKTRRERITETRASVHAYRYRRARAQNQRGRAVPAPEANAELQVNLNRWKGTRPGNAESKSEKFPPPHEDGAMGVTMNRWCSGAQSVAPLTSSSTSFTSKGMSMARSSFGDSERRRRR from the exons ATGGCAAGGGAGATCGCggtgctccgccgcctcgggcATCACCGGAACATCGTGCGCCTCGACGGCGTTGCCTGCTCGCGCGTGTCGCACGCACTCTACCTCATGTTTGAGTACCTCGATCATGACCTCACCGGCGTCGTGTCTGCTCATGGCGCTGCCTTCTCCTTGCCACAG GTAAAGTGCTACATGAAGCAGCTTCTTGCAGGCCTTGATCACTGTCACAGACACGGAGTCTTGCACCGCGACTTGAAGGGGTCTAATCTATTGCTGAATAATGAAGGGGAACTTAAGATAGCTGATTTTGGGTTGGCCTGTACTTTTGATCCTAAAAGCAAGAAGCCCATGACCAGCCAAGTTATTACATTGTGGTATAGAGCGCCAGAACTGCTGCTTGGGGCTACTTGTTATGGTGTTGGTGTTGATCTTTGGAGTGCAGGGTGCATACTTGCAGAGCTGCTTATTGGAAAGCCTATTTTGCCTGGAAGAACTGAG GTGGAACAACTACACAGAATTTTCAAGCTGTGTGGGTCTCCATCTGAGAAGTACTGGAAGAAATTGAAGCTGCAGGGTGTCTCTGTTGTGAGGTCATTGCAGCCCTACAAATGTTGCATTGCAGAAACCTTCAAGGAGGTTCCACCTTCAGCCGTAGCATTACTTGAGAAGCTTCTTGCGATCGACCCAGCTGAACGTGGCACAGCCATGGATGCTCTCAACAGTGAA TTCTTAACGACAGAGCCCTATGCTTGTGAGCCATCGAGTTTACCCAAATATCCTCCAACCAAAGAGATGGATATTAGGTTGCTAGATGAGAAGACGAGAAG GGAAAGGATAACTGAAACCAGGGCTAGTGTTCATGCCTACAGGTACAGAAGAGCAAGAGCCCAGAATCAGCGAGGCCGTGCAGTTCCTGCCCCTGAAGCAAATGCAGAGCTTCAAGTAAACCTGAAT agATGGAAGGGAACAAGACCTGGAAATGCAGAGAGCAAGAGTGAGAAGTTCCCGCCGCCCCACGAAGATGGAGCAATGGGCGTCACCATGAACCGCTGGTGCAGCGGCGCACAGTCCGTCGCGCCATTGACGTCTTCTTCGACATCCTTCACATCGAAGGGCATGTCCATGGCAAGATCATCTTTTGGTGATTCCgaaagaaggcggcggcgatga
- the LOC102700015 gene encoding probable serine/threonine-protein kinase At1g54610 isoform X1 produces the protein MTSPASCLLMALPSPCHRQVKCYMKQLLAGLDHCHRHGVLHRDLKGSNLLLNNEGELKIADFGLACTFDPKSKKPMTSQVITLWYRAPELLLGATCYGVGVDLWSAGCILAELLIGKPILPGRTEVEQLHRIFKLCGSPSEKYWKKLKLQGVSVVRSLQPYKCCIAETFKEVPPSAVALLEKLLAIDPAERGTAMDALNSEFLTTEPYACEPSSLPKYPPTKEMDIRLLDEKTRRERITETRASVHAYRYRRARAQNQRGRAVPAPEANAELQVNLNRWKGTRPGNAESKSEKFPPPHEDGAMGVTMNRWCSGAQSVAPLTSSSTSFTSKGMSMARSSFGDSERRRRR, from the exons ATGACCTCACCGGCGTCGTGTCTGCTCATGGCGCTGCCTTCTCCTTGCCACAG GCAGGTAAAGTGCTACATGAAGCAGCTTCTTGCAGGCCTTGATCACTGTCACAGACACGGAGTCTTGCACCGCGACTTGAAGGGGTCTAATCTATTGCTGAATAATGAAGGGGAACTTAAGATAGCTGATTTTGGGTTGGCCTGTACTTTTGATCCTAAAAGCAAGAAGCCCATGACCAGCCAAGTTATTACATTGTGGTATAGAGCGCCAGAACTGCTGCTTGGGGCTACTTGTTATGGTGTTGGTGTTGATCTTTGGAGTGCAGGGTGCATACTTGCAGAGCTGCTTATTGGAAAGCCTATTTTGCCTGGAAGAACTGAG GTGGAACAACTACACAGAATTTTCAAGCTGTGTGGGTCTCCATCTGAGAAGTACTGGAAGAAATTGAAGCTGCAGGGTGTCTCTGTTGTGAGGTCATTGCAGCCCTACAAATGTTGCATTGCAGAAACCTTCAAGGAGGTTCCACCTTCAGCCGTAGCATTACTTGAGAAGCTTCTTGCGATCGACCCAGCTGAACGTGGCACAGCCATGGATGCTCTCAACAGTGAA TTCTTAACGACAGAGCCCTATGCTTGTGAGCCATCGAGTTTACCCAAATATCCTCCAACCAAAGAGATGGATATTAGGTTGCTAGATGAGAAGACGAGAAG GGAAAGGATAACTGAAACCAGGGCTAGTGTTCATGCCTACAGGTACAGAAGAGCAAGAGCCCAGAATCAGCGAGGCCGTGCAGTTCCTGCCCCTGAAGCAAATGCAGAGCTTCAAGTAAACCTGAAT agATGGAAGGGAACAAGACCTGGAAATGCAGAGAGCAAGAGTGAGAAGTTCCCGCCGCCCCACGAAGATGGAGCAATGGGCGTCACCATGAACCGCTGGTGCAGCGGCGCACAGTCCGTCGCGCCATTGACGTCTTCTTCGACATCCTTCACATCGAAGGGCATGTCCATGGCAAGATCATCTTTTGGTGATTCCgaaagaaggcggcggcgatga